In Dromiciops gliroides isolate mDroGli1 chromosome 5, mDroGli1.pri, whole genome shotgun sequence, the following are encoded in one genomic region:
- the LOC122727660 gene encoding LOW QUALITY PROTEIN: brain acid soluble protein 1 homolog (The sequence of the model RefSeq protein was modified relative to this genomic sequence to represent the inferred CDS: inserted 1 base in 1 codon): MGGKLSKKKKGYNVNDEKAKDKDKKAEGAGAEEEETPKENNETQTVAETTAVKESNKEEKTNKDSQVTANKTEDKEAEKDAAAGKEEAVPDGKVDQQKDAELEQAPASAPAPSSDASKTSAXGTEAKVSQSSEATATSKVDDKSKEEGEAQKTEVSTAPFAQETKKTKSEVAPASDSKPSSSEAVSPSKETPAATEAPSSTPKAQEPAAPADEIKPSEALTANSDQTIAVKE, translated from the exons ATGGGAGGCAAGCttagcaagaaaaagaaggggtaCAATGTAAATGATGAGAAAGCCAAGGATAAAGACAAGAAGGCCGAAGGAGCTGGtgcagaggaagaagaaactcCCAAAGAGAATAATGAGACCCAGACAGTGGCAGAGACCACAGCGGTCAAGGAGAGCAACAAAGAGGAGAAGACCAATAAAGATTCCCAGGTGACTGCTAACAAGACTGAAGataaagaagcagagaaagatgCAGCAGCCGGCAAAGAAGAGGCTGTCCCTGATGGAAAGGTGGACCAGCAGAAGGATGCTGAGCTGGAGCAGGCCCCCGCCTCTGCTCCAGCGCCCAGCAGTGATGCTTCTAAGACTTCAG CTGGCACTGAGGCAAAAGTGTCCCAATCTTCAGAAGCCACAGCGACTAGTAAAGTAGATGACAAGagcaaagaggaaggggaagcccAAAAGACTGAGGTTTCCACAGCTCCCTTTGCTCAAGAAACTAAGa aaactaagagtGAAGTGGCACCAGCTTCAGACTCAAAACCTAGCAGCAGCGAAGCTGTGTCTCCTTCCAAGGAGACCCCAGCAGCAACGGAAGCCCCTAGCTCTACACCCAAAGCCCAGGAACCTGCAGCCCCAGCAGATGAGATTAAACCTTCTGAGGCTCTGACCGCTAATTCGGATCAAACCATAGCCGTGAAAGAGTAA